Proteins encoded by one window of Nocardia goodfellowii:
- a CDS encoding AMP-dependent synthetase/ligase gives MREFEVPASYKIPADANNSDNVFRHAEQSPDAVLFNVPDEKGGFTDVTAAEFAKAVTGVAKGIIASGIEVGDRVAIMAATRYEWALIDFAIWAAGGCTVAIYDSSAAEQAKWILQDSATKLLILENDKHQATIAEIEDGALPDLAETLQIDQGAVDQLIARGADLDDSVVHERRKQVGAESPATLIYTSGTTGRPKGVALTHANLYGQSRSDRIAADKFMGPGKKTLMFLPMAHVFARALTLASFDARVTIRFTADWTTLVDQFGAYRPHYILAVPRVFEKVFNSAKQKAHDGGKGKIFDAAADTAIAYSEALDNGGAGLVLKLKHALFDKLVYSKLRTALGGQCEASVSGGGPLGARLGHFFRGVGVTIYEGYGLTETTAAVTVNTPENIRVGSVGKPTEGHAVKIAEDGELLLKGFSVFGGYWQNDEATAESFTDGWFKTGDLGAVDADGYVTITGRKKEIIVTAGGKNVSPAVLEDSLRAHPLISQVMVVGDGQPFIGALITLDPEALPGWKERNGVATDTPIEQLVENSALVAEIDAAVAETNHKVSKAEAIKKIRILSVDWTQETGELTPKMSLKRNVVMKQYAADVDAIYN, from the coding sequence ATGCGCGAGTTCGAAGTTCCGGCTTCTTACAAAATCCCGGCAGACGCGAACAATTCCGACAACGTCTTCCGGCACGCGGAACAGTCGCCCGACGCGGTCCTGTTCAACGTGCCGGACGAAAAAGGCGGCTTCACCGATGTGACCGCCGCCGAATTCGCGAAAGCCGTTACCGGCGTCGCGAAAGGCATCATCGCCTCCGGCATCGAGGTCGGCGACCGGGTGGCCATCATGGCCGCCACCCGCTACGAGTGGGCGCTCATCGACTTCGCCATCTGGGCGGCCGGCGGCTGCACCGTCGCGATCTACGACAGCTCCGCCGCCGAACAGGCCAAGTGGATCCTGCAGGATTCGGCGACCAAGCTGCTGATCCTGGAGAACGACAAGCACCAGGCCACCATCGCGGAGATCGAGGACGGCGCGCTGCCCGATCTGGCCGAGACCCTGCAGATCGACCAGGGTGCTGTCGACCAGCTCATCGCGCGGGGCGCGGACCTCGACGACAGCGTGGTGCACGAGCGCCGCAAGCAGGTCGGCGCGGAATCGCCCGCCACCCTCATCTACACCTCCGGCACCACCGGCCGTCCCAAGGGCGTCGCGCTCACCCACGCGAACCTGTACGGCCAGTCCCGCTCCGACCGCATCGCGGCGGACAAGTTCATGGGTCCGGGCAAGAAGACTCTGATGTTCTTGCCCATGGCCCACGTGTTCGCCCGTGCGCTGACCCTGGCCTCCTTCGACGCCCGGGTCACCATCCGGTTCACCGCCGACTGGACCACCCTGGTCGACCAGTTCGGCGCCTACCGCCCGCACTACATCCTCGCCGTGCCGCGCGTGTTCGAGAAGGTGTTCAACAGCGCCAAGCAGAAGGCGCACGACGGCGGCAAGGGCAAGATCTTCGACGCGGCCGCCGACACCGCCATCGCCTACAGCGAGGCGCTCGACAACGGCGGCGCGGGCCTGGTGCTCAAGCTCAAGCACGCCCTGTTCGACAAGCTCGTCTACAGCAAGCTGCGCACCGCGCTGGGCGGGCAGTGCGAGGCCTCGGTCTCCGGCGGCGGCCCGCTCGGCGCGCGCCTGGGCCACTTCTTCCGGGGCGTCGGCGTCACCATCTATGAGGGCTACGGCCTGACCGAGACCACCGCCGCGGTCACCGTGAACACCCCCGAGAACATTCGGGTCGGCTCGGTCGGCAAGCCCACCGAAGGCCATGCGGTCAAGATCGCCGAGGACGGCGAGCTGCTGCTGAAGGGCTTCTCGGTCTTCGGCGGGTACTGGCAGAACGACGAGGCCACCGCCGAGTCGTTCACCGACGGCTGGTTCAAGACCGGTGATCTCGGCGCCGTCGACGCCGACGGCTACGTCACCATCACCGGCCGCAAGAAGGAAATCATCGTCACCGCGGGCGGCAAGAATGTTTCCCCCGCCGTGCTCGAGGATTCCCTGCGCGCGCACCCGCTGATCAGCCAGGTCATGGTGGTCGGCGATGGTCAGCCCTTCATCGGCGCGCTGATCACCCTCGATCCGGAAGCCCTGCCGGGCTGGAAGGAACGCAACGGCGTCGCCACCGACACGCCGATCGAGCAGTTGGTCGAGAACTCGGCCCTGGTCGCCGAGATCGACGCCGCCGTCGCCGAGACCAACCACAAGGTCTCCAAGGCCGAGGCCATCAAGAAGATCCGCATCCTGTCGGTCGACTGGACCCAGGAAACCGGCGAGCTCACCCCGAAGATGTCGCTCAAGCGCAACGTGGTGATGAAGCAGTACGCCGCCGACGTGGACGCGATCTACAACTGA
- a CDS encoding SDR family NAD(P)-dependent oxidoreductase, whose product MGNDAYFKDKVCVITGAGSGIGRALAENLAKRGAKLALSDIDTEGLAETVRRCEALGAQVKSDRLNVAEREAVLLYADAVKAHFGVVHQIYNNAGIAYHGDVIKSEFKDIERIMDVDFWGVVNGTKAFLPMLMESGAGHVVNISSLFGLIAVPSQSAYNSAKFAVRGFTESLRQEMILGKHPVEVTCVHPGGIKTAVARNSTFAEGIDGKKAAAMFDAKLAIHTPEMAAQTITEGVRKRHGRVLIGWEAKLLDAFVRITASGYQRISAVVNRAVQP is encoded by the coding sequence GTGGGCAACGATGCTTACTTCAAGGACAAAGTCTGCGTGATCACCGGCGCCGGTTCCGGCATCGGACGCGCCCTCGCCGAAAACCTGGCCAAGCGCGGCGCCAAACTGGCGCTGTCGGATATCGACACCGAAGGTCTGGCCGAAACCGTCCGCCGCTGCGAAGCCCTTGGCGCGCAAGTGAAATCGGATCGGCTCAATGTCGCCGAGCGGGAAGCCGTGCTGCTCTACGCCGACGCCGTGAAAGCGCATTTCGGGGTCGTGCACCAGATCTACAACAACGCGGGTATCGCCTACCACGGTGATGTGATCAAGTCCGAGTTCAAGGACATCGAACGCATCATGGACGTGGACTTCTGGGGTGTCGTCAACGGCACCAAGGCCTTCCTGCCGATGCTGATGGAATCCGGTGCGGGCCATGTCGTCAACATCTCCAGCCTGTTCGGCCTGATCGCCGTGCCCAGCCAAAGCGCTTACAACTCGGCGAAATTCGCGGTTCGCGGCTTCACCGAGTCGCTGCGCCAGGAGATGATCCTCGGCAAGCACCCGGTCGAGGTCACCTGCGTACACCCCGGCGGCATCAAGACCGCGGTGGCGCGCAACTCCACCTTCGCCGAGGGCATCGACGGCAAGAAGGCCGCCGCCATGTTCGACGCGAAGCTGGCCATCCACACCCCCGAGATGGCCGCGCAGACCATTACCGAGGGCGTGCGCAAGCGCCACGGTCGCGTGCTGATCGGCTGGGAAGCCAAACTGCTCGACGCCTTCGTCCGAATCACCGCTTCCGGCTACCAGCGGATCTCCGCCGTGGTGAACCGGGCCGTTCAGCCCTGA
- a CDS encoding TetR/AcrR family transcriptional regulator, with amino-acid sequence MGSKANGETKRVRLSPDERRLQLITLGVKMLGERPLEEISVSDIAEQAGISRGLLFHYFPTMQDFQLAVVAHANTELLHRVRPDSDLDLFEKLRDSIERYIDYVSENRQSYLALLRGPASASPELMSLVDQTRLAIVEMILSEMPVVVEGIERPRLVLAARGWIAFVEEITLSWLREETITRDQLVDLLVESLLTLSLALNPALAAALRG; translated from the coding sequence GTGGGTAGCAAAGCGAACGGGGAAACCAAGCGGGTCCGGCTCAGTCCGGACGAGCGCCGCCTGCAGCTGATCACGCTCGGAGTCAAGATGCTCGGCGAGCGACCCCTGGAAGAGATCTCGGTCAGCGATATCGCCGAACAGGCGGGCATCTCCCGCGGCCTGCTGTTCCACTACTTCCCGACCATGCAGGACTTTCAGCTGGCCGTCGTCGCGCACGCCAATACCGAACTGCTGCACCGGGTCCGGCCGGACAGCGATCTCGATCTCTTCGAGAAGCTGCGCGATTCGATCGAACGCTATATCGACTATGTCAGCGAGAACCGCCAGTCCTACCTCGCACTGCTCCGTGGCCCGGCCAGCGCCAGTCCCGAACTGATGTCACTGGTCGATCAGACCCGCCTGGCCATCGTCGAGATGATCCTGAGCGAAATGCCGGTCGTGGTCGAGGGCATCGAGCGGCCGCGCCTGGTGCTGGCGGCCCGAGGCTGGATCGCCTTCGTCGAGGAGATCACGCTCAGCTGGCTGCGCGAGGAGACCATCACCCGGGACCAACTGGTGGATCTCCTGGTGGAGTCGCTGCTGACGCTGTCCCTAGCCCTCAATCCCGCGCTCGCCGCCGCCCTGCGCGGCTGA
- a CDS encoding DUF4276 family protein: MRHTVYSGLFVCEGTSDLPLAEIVETLFIERGADTRLSRPDYSLLGRVPKDVQSRVRAGVELMDGPVDLIVIHRDADNAGTAQRRDEITRAVTSVLPAAAAVPVIPVRMTEAWLLLDEDAIRRVAGNPKGRNGLGLPSVRKVESVPDPKQLLQQSLLKAADCTGRRREQVAKRFNEHRRQLLQRVDWSGPISELPSWRQLIADIECAAELLTSRR; the protein is encoded by the coding sequence ATGAGGCACACAGTCTACTCAGGACTGTTCGTTTGCGAGGGCACCTCGGATCTGCCCCTCGCTGAAATTGTCGAGACACTCTTTATCGAGCGCGGTGCCGATACCCGCTTGAGCCGTCCAGACTATTCATTGCTCGGCAGGGTTCCCAAGGATGTGCAGTCGCGGGTGCGTGCGGGAGTGGAACTAATGGATGGTCCCGTAGACCTCATTGTCATTCATCGCGACGCGGACAACGCAGGGACCGCCCAACGGCGTGATGAGATTACTCGCGCTGTGACCTCAGTGCTTCCGGCCGCTGCTGCGGTTCCGGTGATTCCGGTTCGGATGACTGAAGCATGGTTGCTACTCGATGAGGACGCTATTCGACGCGTCGCCGGTAACCCGAAGGGACGTAACGGCCTGGGCTTGCCGTCGGTGCGAAAAGTGGAATCAGTGCCTGACCCCAAGCAGCTACTGCAGCAAAGTTTGCTGAAAGCTGCAGACTGCACAGGGCGCCGCCGCGAACAGGTGGCCAAACGATTCAACGAGCATCGTCGGCAGTTGCTGCAAAGGGTCGACTGGTCTGGTCCGATCAGCGAACTACCGAGTTGGCGCCAACTAATTGCAGACATCGAATGTGCCGCCGAACTCTTGACATCGCGGAGGTGA
- a CDS encoding molybdopterin-dependent oxidoreductase, whose protein sequence is MAELRFRVVAGILAAGLALGVAELVAAFTGADSAPLVVLGSTVIDHTPDGLREWAIQTFGTNDKAVLYLCMGVVAAVFAGIAGAVERAKRAAGSLLLGLFGVLVAVIAVGRTGAPGALPTVLGVAAGIYALRVLTAMIDDAENAVVAARSEVGEPRAAESPISPAPSATIASGSLEHAINPTRSDVSDADSVENASEPTRSDASDTDSVKNAPTPTRSDASDINSVETATAPTRSEDHAAPVPVAPQIALPERRTLLRGILITGGLAVAAGVGGRLLGLQRADVSVERAAVRLPQPSGPPISLTPEADLQIPGLAPYLTPNSEFYRIDTALTVPQVSIEDWSLRIHGLVDREITLSWADLANRTAVERLITLACVSNPIGGDLIGNALWRGYRLDELLAEAGAHPDADMVLSTSKDGWTCGTPLSALTDGRDSLLAVGMNGEPLPVSHGYPARLVVPGLYGYVSATKWVTDLEITRFDRATAYWTRRGWSAQGPIKTASRIDTPRARARLSAGRVPIAGIAWAQHRGITAVEVQIDSGPWQPARLSADQSIDTWRQWVYDWDATPGPHTIRARATDATGQPQTAEFQDVIPDGATGYPSVNVQVS, encoded by the coding sequence ATGGCCGAACTGCGTTTCCGGGTGGTTGCGGGGATTCTGGCTGCCGGGCTGGCCCTCGGTGTGGCCGAGCTGGTCGCCGCGTTCACCGGGGCGGACAGCGCCCCGCTGGTCGTGCTCGGCTCGACCGTCATCGACCACACGCCGGACGGGCTGCGGGAGTGGGCAATCCAGACCTTCGGCACCAATGACAAAGCGGTGCTGTACCTGTGTATGGGGGTTGTGGCGGCGGTGTTCGCCGGGATCGCCGGTGCGGTCGAACGCGCGAAGCGGGCGGCGGGGTCGCTCCTGCTGGGCCTGTTCGGGGTGCTGGTCGCCGTCATCGCGGTGGGCCGTACCGGGGCGCCGGGTGCGCTGCCGACGGTGCTGGGCGTCGCTGCGGGGATCTACGCGCTGCGGGTACTGACCGCGATGATCGACGACGCGGAAAACGCGGTCGTCGCGGCTCGATCCGAGGTCGGGGAACCCCGCGCGGCCGAGAGCCCGATCTCTCCGGCCCCATCCGCGACCATCGCCTCCGGCTCGCTCGAGCACGCCATCAATCCAACACGATCGGACGTCTCCGACGCCGACTCGGTCGAGAACGCTTCCGAACCAACACGATCCGACGCCTCTGACACCGACTCGGTCAAGAACGCTCCTACACCAACACGATCCGATGCCTCTGACATCAACTCCGTCGAGACCGCCACCGCCCCAACACGATCCGAGGACCACGCAGCGCCGGTGCCGGTCGCGCCACAGATCGCGCTGCCGGAACGGCGGACGTTGTTGCGCGGCATCCTGATCACCGGCGGGCTGGCGGTGGCGGCCGGAGTGGGCGGACGGCTGCTCGGGCTACAGCGCGCCGACGTCTCGGTGGAGCGCGCGGCCGTGCGACTCCCGCAACCCAGCGGCCCCCCGATTTCCCTTACGCCGGAAGCGGATCTGCAGATCCCCGGCCTGGCCCCCTACCTGACCCCGAACTCGGAGTTCTACCGGATCGACACCGCGCTGACCGTCCCGCAGGTCTCGATCGAGGACTGGTCCCTGCGCATCCACGGCCTGGTCGATCGCGAAATCACGCTCAGCTGGGCCGATCTCGCGAACCGGACCGCGGTGGAGCGCTTGATCACCCTGGCATGTGTCTCGAACCCGATCGGCGGGGACCTGATCGGCAACGCCCTCTGGCGCGGCTACCGGCTCGACGAACTCCTCGCCGAAGCGGGCGCGCACCCGGACGCCGACATGGTGCTGTCCACCTCCAAGGATGGTTGGACCTGCGGCACACCGCTTTCCGCCCTTACCGACGGCCGCGACTCCTTGCTCGCCGTTGGCATGAACGGCGAACCCCTGCCGGTCTCGCACGGCTACCCCGCCCGCCTGGTCGTGCCCGGCCTCTACGGCTACGTCTCGGCCACCAAATGGGTCACCGACCTGGAGATCACCCGCTTCGACCGGGCCACCGCCTACTGGACCCGCCGTGGCTGGTCCGCCCAGGGCCCGATCAAAACCGCCTCCCGCATCGACACTCCCCGCGCCCGCGCCCGCCTCAGCGCCGGCCGCGTCCCGATCGCCGGGATCGCCTGGGCCCAGCACCGCGGCATCACCGCGGTCGAAGTCCAAATCGACAGCGGCCCATGGCAACCCGCCCGCCTCTCGGCCGACCAATCCATCGACACCTGGCGGCAATGGGTCTACGACTGGGACGCCACCCCCGGCCCGCACACCATCCGCGCCCGCGCCACCGACGCCACCGGCCAACCCCAAACCGCCGAATTCCAGGACGTCATCCCCGACGGCGCCACCGGCTACCCCTCGGTCAACGTCCAGGTCAGCTGA
- a CDS encoding alpha/beta hydrolase, with protein MRDINIPLPLTKAVLRRMFPAIFNARLSYPMQRKLMDLGSVLQWLPGDTVVHRLRLAGRPAEKLTVRGRSAEGAVLYLHGGGYAVGSLATHRSLAARLAHHTGCAVYLLDYRLAPEHPFPAGLDDAVAAFRELIADAGYRADQIALAGDSAGGGLSLATAQRLIAQHGLTPAALGLIAPWTDPNVVPEKDSDLVINRAWSRACAAAYLGEGDSQDTGYAPLRGVLEGLPPTYVQVDVSELLHSQCVELVAALRAAGVHVRFTESQGLWHVAQAQAAFVAPAAAAVRELADFLKEAVQPVSMRDLG; from the coding sequence ATGCGCGACATCAATATTCCCCTGCCCCTCACCAAAGCCGTACTGCGGCGGATGTTTCCGGCCATTTTCAACGCGCGGCTGTCGTACCCGATGCAGCGCAAGCTGATGGATCTGGGATCGGTGCTGCAGTGGCTGCCCGGCGACACCGTCGTGCATCGGCTCCGGCTGGCGGGGCGTCCCGCCGAAAAGCTCACTGTCCGTGGCCGATCCGCCGAAGGTGCGGTGCTGTACCTGCACGGCGGCGGATACGCGGTCGGCTCGCTGGCCACGCACCGTTCACTGGCCGCGCGACTGGCGCACCACACCGGGTGCGCGGTGTACCTGCTGGACTACCGGCTCGCGCCGGAACACCCGTTCCCGGCCGGGCTGGACGACGCCGTCGCGGCATTTCGCGAACTGATCGCCGACGCGGGCTACCGGGCCGACCAGATCGCCCTCGCGGGTGACTCGGCCGGCGGCGGGCTGAGCCTGGCCACCGCCCAGCGGCTGATCGCCCAGCACGGCCTGACACCGGCCGCCCTCGGGTTGATCGCACCCTGGACCGACCCGAACGTCGTCCCGGAAAAGGACAGCGACCTGGTGATCAACCGGGCATGGTCGCGGGCCTGTGCCGCCGCCTACCTGGGCGAGGGCGACAGCCAGGACACCGGCTACGCGCCGCTGCGCGGTGTTCTCGAGGGGCTGCCGCCCACCTACGTCCAGGTCGACGTGAGTGAACTGCTGCACAGCCAGTGCGTGGAGTTGGTTGCCGCACTGCGGGCCGCGGGCGTGCATGTCCGGTTCACCGAAAGCCAGGGACTGTGGCATGTCGCGCAGGCGCAGGCGGCCTTCGTGGCACCCGCGGCGGCGGCCGTGCGGGAGCTGGCGGATTTCCTCAAAGAGGCGGTCCAGCCAGTGTCGATGCGCGATCTAGGATGA
- a CDS encoding flavin-containing monooxygenase, with protein MSRKVTDKAVGNHPTRHAKTIIIGSGFAGLGLAIRLSQQGRNDYLVLERGSDVGGTWRDNTYPGAACDVPSHLYSYSFALNPNWTRSFSKQGEIQQYIRGVAERYDVLDKHLFNCDVTSARWNTETSQWEIESSQGSFTADTVVSAVGALCEPALPDIKGINDFEGEVFHSARWNHDADLTGKRVAIIGTGASAIQIVPAIAAKVGHLDVYQRTAPWLLPRMDRPYLAAERFAFKHIPGVQKLSRAAIYAARETQVVGLAKLPAIMQGFELLAKAKLQYEIRDPELRKKVTPNFRIGCKRMLISNEYYPALSRDNVDVVTEGIKEIRANSIVTTDGTEREIDALIVATGFHVTDSPTYNTIAGKDGRTLSEVFDEIGQQGYKGSAIANFPNMFFLLGPNVGLGHTSMVFMIESQINYIADALATVDRLDLRTVEVRREVQDDYNKELQRKLSKSVWNTGGCASWYLDKHGNNTTLWPDFTFEFRRLTKKFDVSAYETTSSAGEKKVVA; from the coding sequence ATGAGTCGCAAGGTTACAGACAAAGCTGTCGGCAACCACCCCACCCGCCATGCCAAGACGATCATCATCGGCAGTGGATTCGCGGGGCTCGGGCTGGCTATCCGGCTGAGCCAGCAGGGTCGCAACGACTATCTCGTCCTGGAGCGCGGCAGCGATGTCGGCGGCACCTGGCGCGATAACACCTACCCCGGCGCGGCCTGCGATGTGCCGTCACACCTGTACTCGTACTCCTTCGCGCTCAACCCCAACTGGACCCGCTCGTTCTCCAAGCAGGGCGAGATCCAGCAGTACATCCGCGGCGTCGCGGAGCGATACGACGTGCTCGACAAGCACCTGTTCAACTGCGATGTCACCAGCGCCCGCTGGAACACCGAGACCTCGCAGTGGGAGATCGAATCCAGCCAGGGCAGCTTCACCGCCGACACCGTGGTCTCCGCGGTCGGCGCGCTCTGCGAACCGGCACTCCCGGATATCAAGGGCATCAACGACTTCGAGGGCGAGGTCTTCCACTCGGCCCGCTGGAACCACGACGCCGACCTGACCGGAAAGCGCGTCGCCATCATCGGCACCGGCGCCTCCGCCATCCAGATCGTGCCCGCCATCGCGGCGAAGGTCGGCCACCTCGACGTCTACCAGCGCACCGCGCCGTGGCTGCTGCCCCGCATGGACCGTCCCTACCTGGCCGCGGAGCGCTTCGCGTTCAAGCACATTCCCGGCGTGCAGAAGCTGTCGCGCGCCGCCATCTACGCCGCCCGCGAGACCCAGGTCGTCGGCCTGGCCAAGCTGCCCGCGATCATGCAGGGCTTTGAGCTGCTGGCGAAGGCCAAGCTGCAGTACGAGATTCGGGACCCGGAGCTACGCAAGAAGGTCACCCCGAACTTCCGCATCGGCTGCAAGCGCATGCTGATCTCCAACGAGTACTACCCGGCGCTGAGCCGCGACAACGTCGACGTGGTCACCGAGGGCATCAAGGAGATCCGCGCCAACTCGATCGTCACCACAGACGGCACCGAGCGCGAGATCGACGCCCTCATCGTGGCGACGGGCTTCCACGTCACCGACTCCCCGACCTACAACACCATCGCGGGCAAGGACGGCCGCACGCTCTCGGAGGTCTTCGACGAGATCGGCCAGCAGGGCTACAAGGGCTCGGCCATCGCCAACTTCCCGAATATGTTCTTCCTGCTCGGCCCGAACGTCGGCCTCGGGCACACCTCGATGGTGTTCATGATCGAATCGCAGATCAACTACATCGCCGACGCGCTGGCCACCGTGGACCGGCTCGACCTGCGCACGGTCGAGGTACGCCGCGAGGTGCAGGACGACTACAACAAGGAACTGCAGCGCAAGCTGTCCAAGAGCGTGTGGAACACCGGCGGCTGCGCCAGCTGGTACCTCGACAAGCACGGTAACAATACGACGCTGTGGCCGGACTTCACCTTCGAATTCCGTAGGCTGACCAAGAAGTTCGACGTATCGGCATACGAGACGACGTCGTCTGCGGGCGAGAAGAAAGTGGTGGCATAA